Below is a window of Equus quagga isolate Etosha38 chromosome 1, UCLA_HA_Equagga_1.0, whole genome shotgun sequence DNA.
GTAAAATGTTCAGGGTCCCTCTGTGCAGAGTGAGGGTCCCACAGCACCAGGATCAAAGGCTGTGAATCTAGAGGCTGGATTTGGTAATAAGGGCCGACGTTTtacaaaagagaggaggaggggctgctgaATTAATCAGAATTCTTTCTGTTTTGACCCACCTCACAACTGACAGAATCAGGAAGCGAAATGGATCATTTTACATGTCTGAAATCCTGGGCGCGGTACCAACTTCAGGCATGGTTGGATCCAGGCATTCATGCTGGGTTACCAGGAATTTCCATTTCTCCAGCTCTTGcctgtttttctctattgtgGATTTCTCTTTGGCAGGCTCTGCCTTTGTGGTGGCACAGGTGGCCCAGCAACTCCAGAGTCACATCCAACCAGCTTAGTAACCCCAGAGAAAAGGGGAACCATCTCTTTGTAAATCAGTTATCAAAAGTTGCAGGGAGATCTCTCAGTGGCTGGCTTGGGTCTCAGTCCTCTCTCTGAACCAGTCCCTGTGGCCCGTGGATACACATTTTGATTGGCGGGTCTGGGTCACATAATTTGGACAGCAGTGCAGATTGGCCCATGTAACTTACATGGACcgagaggagggcaggggaggaaaaagcaggggaaaatgaggggaggggacaggacagACAGAAGCCCGAGCTATTCCCACCATGAGGGCAGTCCTGAGATTGGTGGTGGGGTGGAGTGGTGGGACAAGGTCTGCCAAGAAAAGCAGGAAttctgggttcggatcccaactctgccacttgcCAGACCTCAGTTTTTCAGATGTAAAATGGGGAGATCAGCCTCAGTGCACCCAGAGGCCCATCTTGCGCTGACAGACTGCAGTAAGCACAACCATCTCAGCCATGCCTGAGTGTTGGCATCCTCACTCCCCTTTGCTCACAGGGCCGCGCCTTGAAGACAGCAACCTCCCTGGCCGAGGGCCTCTCGCTCGTGGTGTCCCCTGACAGCATCCACAGTGTGGCTCCAGAGAACGAGGGGAGGCTGGTGCACATCATTGGGGCCCTGCGGACGTCCAAGGTAGGTTCGGCAATGGTTGCCGGCCTGCCGGCGGCTTGGGGCCTATTGCTGGATATTGTCTGCTTGAGGATTTGGAAAGCATGGGCCTTGGAGATGGACACGCGTGGGTGTGGTTTCCAACTCCACCGCTCAGCAGCTGTGTGGACCCAGCCCTCCTGAGTCTCAACATCTTCATCTGTAGCCTGGGGAGAATGATCGTAACGAAGTCGGGGGCCAATTTTGCAGATGCGCGGGATTGAGTAGCCAGCCTCTTGGCACAGTCCTGGGCACGTGGTGCAAGCTTTACAAACGGCGCTTCAGTGATTGTGATTAGCTTGTGTGTCCAGAGCCAGGCTCCACGGGTGCTTTCCTGTGGGAACACAATCACGTGTCCTTGGCACCTTGCTGTTGGGCCGTGCAACCTGAGCCTGTACCATGCGGCTCGTGGCCACGGGAGAGTGCCAAGGCCTTGAACAGGCAGCTTCACTGGATTCTCCCACACGCAGCCGCTGTAGGACTCCGCGCCCTGTCCCTGTTCCCCATTCCTGTTTCTCTTCCAGTCCAGCTTCCCCTGAGCCGGGCTTCTGGGCTGATGTGAGTCTTAGCccttatttttcttggtttttttgaAGCTCTTGTCTGATCCAAACTACGGGGTCCACCTTCCGGCTGTGAAATTGCGGCGGCACGTGGAGATGTACCAGTGGGTGGAGACGGAGGAGTCCAGGTGAGGCGCAGGGAGCGCAGGGTCAGCTGGGGGTAAGGAGGCGCAGACGCTACGATGACACGCAGGTGGCTTTCATTGTGACGCTTCTGAAATTGAAAGTATAAAATCTTCCTATCAGACAAATGCCAGATTACCCCACAATTGTTAGCCAGTGATCTTTTGGAGGTGGCAGGAACCTAATGCAGAGCGGCTCAAAGAGGAAAGCGGGAGTGATCGCTCTTGTCTAGGAAGTTATCCAGGGATGCCCATGCTCGAGGCATGACCGGATCCAGGCTGCAAACAGTGCTTTCCCGTGTGTCAGTCCTATCTTCTCTCCCGAGGGGCAGAGGCAGCCTCCCGGTTGCATCCTGTCAGTTCTGACAGAAGTCCCAAGGCAGGCTCCCATTGGCCAGGCAGGGTCCCCTGGAGCTGAGCCACATGGACTATGAGTAGGGAGGGGAGCTGGCCGGGAGTCGGGGAGCCAGGACAGCTCAGCTTGGCTCAGAGAAGGGCAGCTGCAGGGGACTCTCCCAGGAAGTCCTGGAGCAGAGGGTGCAGGCAGACCTCTGAGCCCAGACGGCAGGGCTGGGCCCCTTGGTGTGAGCTCAGGATGAGAATGCTCTTTGCTCCGGTCAGGGCCTCGAGGGGTGGAACTGGCTGTCTGCTGGGGAGTGAGTGCCCTGTCTCTGGGCTGCTGCAGACAAAGCCTGCTCCACTGGGGAGTTTGGCCTGGTCGCTGCGAGCTGCTTCCTGTTGGAGATGCTGAGAGATTGGAATGCCTCCGGAGGGATGGGCTGACGCTGGGGCTGCCTGTGCTTTCCCTGCAGAGAATACACCGAGGATGGGCAGGTGAAGACAGAGAGGAGGTACTCCTACAGTGAGTACGGGGCCCCGCCCCTGCCTGCGAGCAGATGCTGGCATGTCCCTGCGCACATGTGCTCTCTGCTCTTGGCGGAGGCTGATGGCAGCAGGAAGGGTGCAGAACCAGGCGCGGGGATCCCTGGGTGCCGGTCCTCAGAGCCCTGCTCTCCTATCCATCCCATGAGGCTCGAGGAGCTGTCCCTTCGCCCCTCATGTGGTCACGGGTTTGGATAAGAGGATGCAGGGCCAGTAATCCTCAGACCTGTGGCCACTCTACCACCATTTCTGAGTTGTTCCCTCTCCCCACGACAGACACCGAATGGAGGTCAGAGATTGTCAACAGCAGAAACTTCGACAGAGAGATTGGCCACAAAAACCCCAGGTGAGAGCTGGGCCCCAGCCTGAGCACAGCCTTGCCTGCCACTGGCAGGTcccacctcagcttcctcatctgtgtaatggGATTGACTGACTTCTGCGTCATGAGAGGATGAAAGCGTGGGACATGGCTCTGAGGCCAGCTCCTGTGCTGGGCACCAGGAGCACAGGGAGGCAAGACCCAACTTCTCTGACCCCAGACAAGCTCCCCTCAAACAGGTCACAAATAGAAGGCTTAGGCTGAGTACCTTAAAGGATTTGCACAGACTGCACCAGGGGGGCATTTTGTTACCTGTTAGCCATGGGAGTGGCAGGACAATCAGGGAGGGCTTTCAGGAGGCAGTGGCACTCGATCCGGGCTTTCAGAGGATTTCGGCAGAGGGCGGTTAGCAGCTCAGGGATGTGGGGATGGTGAAACAGGCGTAACACTGGAGCACAGCTGCCTGCGGCCACGGGCAGGGCTGTGCCAGGAAGGGTCTGGGACATGTGCACAGGGCGGCTTGGatgctgcccagggctggggagggtcaGTGAGGGTGTGAAGGCCATGGAGGGCCAGCTGACGGCTGGTGGGGGGTGACATGGGCTGCCAGGGGCCTAGGCAAGAGACCTCTGAGGCTCTGGGGCATGGGAGACAGAGTGAGGGTGCTCCGTCTCGGGGGTGGAGCAGGGTGTAAAGTCAAGACGTCGGGAGCGCCTGGGCTGGTCTGCACTTGCCAGAGCCCCCAGATGGCAGCCCTTCCTGGCACAACCCAGAGGGACCAGAGCGCTCCCCGCTGGTGCCCCTCTTCACCGGCAGCGCTCTCTCCCACAGTGCGATGGCAGTGGAGTCCTTCACAGCAACGGCCCCCTTCGTCCAAATTGGCAGGTTTTTCCTCTCGGCAGGTACGTCTCCAGCCCCTTCAGGTGAGCCAGCACCAACGCAGAGGCCCTGTGCCTCCACGCGGCCACCTCCTAGCACCCAGCCGGCGGGGGGTTAAAGGGTCCCACTCCCCTGGGCAAGGGGTCAGCCGGCACTTCCCCAGCATCATACTTTGGGCTGTGGGCCGGAGGGAAGGCAGATCCCAGGGTGCCAAGGCTCGTGCAGAACGCTCGCACCCCGGCCGGGTTCCTCTGAAGCGCCGCTCTTGCAGAGAATGACCGCCAGGCACTGCTGCCGTGCCAGTTCTGGCCAGACAGCCGAGAGCCTTCCTCAGGTGGCCCTCGAGCAGCACTAGAGACCTGGCATCCAGCCCCGTGCCAGGAAGGGGGTGGGTCATTGCAGGCTGCCCCCAGGTGACTCCAAGAGAAGCTTTCAAGGGACAAGGTGGCATCACTGGCCACAGTAACTCCTGGGGCTCCTTCCCTGAGTCTGAccctggaaggtgggaggggaggcctgGAGATCCGGGGCAGCCATCTGTCCTGTCGCTCAGCTTGTGCCTGCTGTGCCTGCCGGCCCTGGCCTCAGGTGCTCTCTGTGTAGCCAGGGAGCCAGGCTTGGACATGGGTGACTGGACccaaggtggggtggggacagggctaGGACCATTCCTGGAGCTGTGGTCACTCCGACTggacagggagaggggacaggaaaggctttctggaggaaatgGTGACTGAGATGAGGCTGGCAGAGGACAAGCTGTGGAAGAGGTGGATTGGAGAAGGGCATACCAAGCCCGGAGGGGGCTGAGTCTGAAGGTGGCAGCAGGGCCAGGCTGTGAGCTGGGTGTGAGGGCGTCGTGGGCAGGGTGTCAGGCTGAGGGGCTTGCAGACCAGgggtgttttaatttgcatactcTTGTTTCTAACCACCTCGCTTCTCCCAGGCCTCATTGACAAAATCGACAACTTCAAGCCATTGAGCCTGTCCAAGCTGGAGGACCCCCACGTGGACATCATTCGCCGGGGAGACTATTTCTACCACAGTGAAAACCCCAAGTATCCGGAGGTACGCTTGGGGGCTTGGGCTGCTCAGATAGCAAAGATCAGGGCCGTGGAGGAGCATCCCGGACAGCACGCAGGAGTCACAGTCCTGCTATCGACTCTGCCTCTGTTCTGTTGAACCTGTAGCTGCACTCGGCCAAATGAAATGGGAGAGGAGAGGCCTCCTGGGTGATGGGGACACGTGGGCCGAGGTGGAGGCGGGGAGAGCACCAGCGCGGGGTTCGACGGCACCAtgggcccaggcccaggctgacTGCCGCCTGCCTCACTCCCCTcacttctctcccacccccaggtcGGAGACCTGCGCGTCTCCTTTTCCTACGCGGGGCTGAGCGGCGACGACCCCGACCTGGGCCCAGCTCACGTGGTAATCCAGCTCCCCCAGGGCAGACTAAGGCAGGGCTCCCTAaccttcctgggcacagacacctCGGACAGTGTCGTGAATGCTTCGGACCCTCCCTCCAGGAAAAGCATTTAAGTGCTCACTTTCACCCACCGTCGGGCCTGCCTGGAGCAGTTTCCGAGGTCCGCGTCCCCGCAGCCACCCTGGACACCCGTGAACCGTGCCTTAGGAGCTGCAGTTCTAGAGGCATCTCATGATTATGCCTGATGAGAGTTCTTCCCATCACACGCGggccctcttcccccagcccgtTTTTTGCTCTGTCAGTACTGGGTCTCGTGTTCCTGAGCCCGTCAAGTGcagtcctgcccctgcccctgctctgCCCGGAATCCTGCTTCTGCCCAGGGTCCTCCCTGGAGCTTGGAGTGGAGCCGATTGGCCGACCTCGGGGGGCTGCTGTACGCCGGCCGAGGTGTGGAAAGAGGCTCCGGGGCTGGCCTGGGTCTCCTCACTCCCCTAGTCGGCACACAGTGCAGAGGGGCGCTGGGACCGGGCGGGCTGATCATCCCCTCAGGTCTAACCCCAAATTCTCTGACCAGGTCACCGTGATTGCCCGGCAGCGGGGTGACCAGCTAGTCCCATACTCCACCAGGTCCGGGGACACCTTGCTTCTCCTGCACCATGGGGACTTCTCAGCAGAGGTGAGTTGCTGCTGCCCCCTGCGTGATGGCGGGACAGGCAGGTCCTCCACTCTGGTGGCTATTTAGTAAGCTCCTACTACTAGAGGGCCTAGCTGGTGCCATgaggcaagagaaggaaatagaaggaATAAGAATCTCCGTGTGTGCCAGACTGGGCCAGGTGCTGAGGACAGACCCGCGAGCAGAACAGCCTCGTCCCTCACAGGCTTCCCGCCGTGTGGGGGAGTAAGGACACATGGTGTGGAGCGTTGGGAGGGGTGGCAGACGCTCTGAGAGAAACAGACCCGATCACAGAAGGCTGCTTCAGCACTGGTCAAGGCAGTGACAATTTGAGTGACAGTTTGCTGAGTCCCAGCGGAAGGGAATCGGTCAGAGCTGGAGGAGTCGGGGTCCCTCAGTAGCTCAGGCAGGACGGTATTCATCATGTCAGGGGCACTGGGAGTGCCCGAGTGGCCGCCGCCCCAAGAGGAGGGCGTGGGGTAGACGAGGCTGCTGAGCCCGGAGGCCCCCGTGAGGATGCGCTGCCGCTTTAAGAGCACTAGGGGCAGCGGGGCTTGGAGCTGCAGAGTCCAGGACTGCGAGGGAGGGCGGGTGCCTCAGGGACAGTGGTCCCAGGCCTGGCAGCCCTGTCCCCACTCGTGAAGCGGGGAGGGTCCTGCCTCAGCTGCGAGGAGCAGAGGTGCTCAGAGGCGCTGGTCTCTTCAGTTGCGTGCCTTAAATGTTAGCCTTTCTTCTCCCAGGCAGGAAATCCTACTCTTCAACAGGAAAACAGTTTTTACTTTGTTGTTGAACACAGCGTGTCACTGGTGGGACGTTCCATACTTGCCTTGAACAGGACTGTGGGATTTTCATCCAGAATTGGCTTGGAAGAGACAGGCAGGCAGCAGGGCTTAGCTGTGACCCTCTTGAGCCTGTCATTAGGCCCTCAGCTGCCATCCCTCTcactccagcccccagccctggggtcGGGGCATGTTGTGGGTGGGGGCTGTACCTACTCCTTTGGCCAGGACGAGGGTGTGGCCCAGAGCACAGTTGCCAACGTCAGGGTGGGGCTGCCACCTCCAGCCTAGTAGGTCATGAGTCACCCTTTCCACCTGCAGCTCCCGGGGCCCTAGGGAGTTTCTGACGTGAAGAGGCCCTGTCCCggcctccctttctctcccagagCCCCAGCCGTGGCTTGGCTTCCAGCCTCTTGCAGGTGGAGGCCCAGGTCTCAGAGCTGCCCACAGAGAGGAGCGGCGGGGCTCCTGGCTTGCACAACTCCCAGGAGGGAAGGCTCTGACAGACCGGCAGGAGCAGCGCGGGGTCTCTGCCAAGCGGGGAGAGAAGACCTTGAGCCGAGGAGGCAGCGCATGGCCCTGAGGAGAAGCCAGAGCCTGCGAGCCAGGATGCCCACGTCCCAGCTCTGGGGCGGGAGAGTGCAGGGAGGATGATCGTGGACTCTGCCTGCCGCTGGCGGTGGGGCCCAAGCCGGCTCTCTCCTCTCTTagcctgctgcctcctctggaaaatggaaCCTTTTGCATTATTGTTATCACCTCCACCTTATTTGGTGGTTGTGAAGGGTCGTCATTCATTCAGTGtgtttttattgagcaccagGGACACAGTGAGGGACAAAACAGACATGGCCCCTACGCTCAAGCCTGTAGCTTAGTCAGCTGCTTCGGGTGAGACCCTGAGTGGGTTACTtgtcctctcagagcctcagtttcctcttctgtaaagtggaaataagcATGCCTACCCTCAGCGGTGAAATAAGATAATACTTAGAAAGCATGTGGGACGCGACTGGTAACTAGGAAGCAGTAAGTGTTAGTTGCCATCACTGCTGTTACAGTAAGGCCAAGGGAGCCCGACTCAGCCTGGGGTCGGGGAGGCTCTGAAGAAATGGCACTTAGGCTGAGCCTGGAAGAGTGCAGGAGCTGGCAAGGCAGGATTAGGTGTgtgcaaaggccccaaggcaGCAGACACTTGACCTGATCTCTGGACAGGCAGCCAGTGGGGCTGGGGCATAGACGGTGGGGCTGTAGCAGGTCACAGTgtggagaaggaggtgagggtggCAGGAGCAcatgggcagggggcaggaggctGCCGCAGCGGTCCAGGTGGGAGACGGTGCCGACACAGGGGAGGGGTGACGGTGGTGAGAGATTTGGGGAAGTGTGGACAGAGCGTTGCCAGGACTTGCGTATGGCCTGGATGGGAGGTGGTGAGGGAGGAGCGAGCCACGTTTGACACCCAGGTTTCGGCTTGTGCAGGGGGCGGGTGGCTGCTCCACCTGCCGAGACAGAGACGATGGAGAGGAGCAGTGGGGTGGAGGCTCCAATGTTGGTGTCAACGTGCCAAGACGTCAAGTGGAGATGTCTCTTAGGCAGTGGGAACCCCAGGggtgaggcacagaaaggtgcCAGAGCTGCAGCTTTAAATGAGGGCCTGGGCATCGAGAGgggtccctggggtgggggcagcggcggggggggtgggggggcgtggAAGAATTTCAGCATTGGAAGGACagccagagggaaggagcagCCTGAGAAGGAGGGAGACCAGGAGAGTGCAGCGTCCCCGACCCTGAGAACCGAGTCTGAGATGGAGTCAAAGACTGCACGGAGCATGTCCCGGGGGCAGCACACACACTCAGACATTGCCACTGTGGCGGGTGGTGACCAGCGACCCCTGGGTGCTGCTGCAGTGTGGAGGGGGCTAAGCAGGCTCTCCCTGACAGGACAGCGAGCTAAGGACGCAGGAAGGAGGTGGGCTGTGACCTGAAGGCCGTACCTCCCCCTGCATCTCTGGGCCTTGCTCTGGGCCGTCCCAGCGGGAGAGGCCCTTAGACCTGGGTGGGAGATGTGCCCTCCTCCCTCCGATCTGTTCAGAGGGGCCAACAGCTCCCGGGTTGGCACGCCTCCGTCAGAGACATGCGACATgagccctccctcccacccactgtGTCCCACAGGAGGTGTTTCGTAGAGAGCAGAAGAGCAACTCCATGAAGACATGGGGCCTGCGGGCCGCCGGCTGGATGGCCATGTTTACGGGCCTCACCCTGATGACGCGGATCCTCTATACCCTGGGTAGGTGTGGACGGGGCTGGGGGTCCTGCCCCCGCTACGGCCCCAGGTGCCTCTGCCGTGCTGATGACAGCACTGTGTCAGCTTTTCCCGCCTGACAGGTGCTCCCTAGGCAGAGGAAGGCAAGTATGAGGGACAAGAGGCTGCCAGGGTGTGGGCTGGGTGGGTGCTGACTCCCAGGAGGCTGGTTCAGCTTCCGTGATCCGAAGGTCTGGCCCACCCATCCCCGGCTCGCTCAGTCATTCattcctccatcccttccttccacaCGATCAGCCGTGGTGCGGAGGCTGGCCAGCCTTTGCAGTGAGCCAGACCTGAGGTCTGTGATGTTAGAGCTCTGGATGCTGGGGCTGTTCCCTTCTCTCAGCTTCAGGTACCTCACACCTAACCTGcagaattttgtgaaatatttggcaaataagAAATACTCTAAAACTGTTATggcttccctccccaccccaagacTTGGGCTAGATTTGGGGCAGCCAGCGAGATTGTGGCCTTCTCACTTGGCCTGGGGTTGGCACCAGTGAGCCCAGTAGCTGCCTGAGTGACCTAGCCTGGCCCAGGACGGAGAGCCCAGCGTGACTGAGTAGGTGCTGGGCCTAGACTGTGGCTCTGGGAGGACAGGGCTCCTCGGGGGACTCCCCATCCAGGCCTTTGCCCCACTGTGTCCCAACCAGTCAGACGTTTCCGTCCAGCCTTCTCTGGGCCCCACCACAACCTCTCCCCCACTTACCCTTTCCAGCTGCGGACAGGTCTGGCTGCAGTCCTTCCCggactggcagagctgggagggccgCTGCCCTTgttttacagacaggaaactgaggccacaggGAAAAGGACACTTCCTCTGAGGCTTTCCTGGGACAGCTGGATTGTGCCCAGAAAGACCGGCCAGGTCTTGGGTGCCATTCGGGAGAGGTTAGAATTTGAACAGACTCCCCCGCCGTTCCTTTGCACTAAGCCCGttgtggctgtgtgaccttggacaggcattttccctctctgagcctcaagtcTCCCATTGTCTCCCAAGATGAAGAGCTGGGAATCTGTCTCAGAGGGCCCTTTGAATGTCTGACAGTCTGTGATCCTGGAATGCTGACACTCCAGGGTCAGGACAGATGTCAGAGCGTGCCAGGATCCAGAGTGCAGGGGGGGTGGTTCAGGAAGCTACACCGCAGCATTCATTCATGCCTGCATTCGTTCAGTAAGTGCTTCccaagtgcctgctgtgtgcacgACACTGCTCTAAGCCCTGGAGACCATGCAGTGAGCAGGACAGACAAGGCCCCTGTCCTCTCAAGGCCCAGGGCAACGGTGAGAGCTCAGGGTCTGGGCTCAGTCAGTCGGGAGTTGACATCCTGGTCCTGGCACTTTCTGGCTGtaggactttgggcaagttgaaCTCCCTGGGTCTCAGTGACGTTGTGGGTGAAATGAGGTTAAGCACAGTACCAGCTTTGAGCATGAGGCTTTGGTAAGATGGTGcacatagtgcctgacacatggccAGCACTCAAAAACATGAGCTCTACTGGTTACGAGGGCCAGCTAGGGGTGCGGATGGGAAGAGACCAAGGTGAACCATGAGCTGACCTGCAGGGTCCTGTAGTCGTGGCAGGGCACTGGGGCTTGCTCTGCAAACCCAAGGGTGCCAGGCCACTGGGGCCTCCTGGGAACTGACTGAAGATCCCCCAGTGGACATCAGCTACAGAATGCCAActtggagggcagggcaggccaaGGAGAGGGTAGTTCTCTATGGATTCAGCTGGATCCTAGACTTGATTATATTGGGGCAACAGCTGTGAGATCCTTGAAGGCGGAGGCCACCTTAGGCCTATTTATTTCCCTTGGCCCctgcacagagccaggcacacaggTAATTGGTAATAACTCGCTGCATGAATGAACAGACACCTCCAGGAATGGCTGAGGGGCCCAAGTAGACACCACGGAAGGTTCTGGCCACAGTCTTCGTAAGGGTG
It encodes the following:
- the TMEM43 gene encoding transmembrane protein 43, coding for MAANYSSSSNRREHVKTTTEPQPGFLERLSETSGGMFVGLMTFLLSFYLIFTNEGRALKTATSLAEGLSLVVSPDSIHSVAPENEGRLVHIIGALRTSKLLSDPNYGVHLPAVKLRRHVEMYQWVETEESREYTEDGQVKTERRYSYNTEWRSEIVNSRNFDREIGHKNPSAMAVESFTATAPFVQIGRFFLSAGLIDKIDNFKPLSLSKLEDPHVDIIRRGDYFYHSENPKYPEVGDLRVSFSYAGLSGDDPDLGPAHVVTVIARQRGDQLVPYSTRSGDTLLLLHHGDFSAEEVFRREQKSNSMKTWGLRAAGWMAMFTGLTLMTRILYTLVDWFPVFRDLVNIGLKAFAFCMATSLTLLTVAAGWLFYRPLWALFIGCLALVPIIIARTRVPAKKLE